A stretch of DNA from Thiomicrospira sp. XS5:
TCTCAGCAAATCCTCGGTCAAGTCGATCAATTCGTTTTTGTCTTTAATATCGGTCGATGGCATCAGAATACGAAACGACATGGCCACAGCATGCATGGCTTCATGGAACGAATAACGAATCATGGTCGCCGCAACCGTACCGCCAATCACGATCATCAAACCGGGAATATTAATGAAGATTAGAATAGAAGAGCCCATCGACATGGCGACAAGCACAATGGCGACCCCAAGGAAAAGGCCGATAAAAGTTGAGAAACTCATAGTTTATATCTTATTTATATTATCTTATTTCGATTTTAGAGCGCTATGAAAAGGCCGATTCTGACCAGGCCTGGTTACTTTCACCTTACCGACAAAACAATGGCCGTTAAGGCGTTACCAGCATATTGTCCAGCAAACGGGTGGTGCCTAACCGAGCCGCCGCGACAATAACACAGGTTTTGCCGACCGTTTTAACGGGCTGAAGCGTGTCCGCGTGCAAAATTTTCACATAATCCACTGAGTCAAACCCTTCCGCCAACAACTGCTGGGTCGCGGTCGCTTCCATCGCCCCGAAATCATCGTTTTCCGACTCAATGGCCATACGAACCGATTGCAATACCACAAACAATTTCGGTGCGATGCGGCGTTGCGCCTCATTCAGATACTGGTTTCGGGAGCTCAGTGCCAAACCGTCTTCGTCTCGCTTGATGTCAGCACGCACCAATTCAATCGGCATGGACAGGTCTTCAACCATGCGTTTCAAAACCGCTACTTGCTGAAAATCTTTTTGGCCGAATATCGCCACATCCGGCAACACCATATTAAACAGTTTGTTCACCACCGTAGTCACACCGTCAAAATGGCCCGGTCGCGTCGCGCCTTCCAAAATGCCGGTCAAGTCGTCCGGCACCGTTACCAATGTTTGAACCTGTCCGTTTGGGTACATTTCATCAACGGACGGTGCAAACACCGCATCCGCCCCTGCGGCTTGCAAAGACGCGCAATCCTGCTCATAGGTCCGTGGATAACGATCAAAATCTTCATCAGGCCCGAACTGTAACGGATTGACAAAAACGCTGACCACCACCCGGTCCGCTTTATGTTTCGCCAACTCAACCAAGCTCAGGTGACCGGCGTGCAAATTCCCCATCGTCGGCACCAACGCAACACGCTCACCGGCCGACTTCCACGTCGCCACCGCCTCTCTCAAAGACGCCACTTGATCAAGCTGAAGCATCATTCCCCCACACAGTGCTCGGATGCCGGAAAACGTTGATGCTTCACATCCGCAACGTATTGCGCCAAAGCGGTTTGAACCGAATCGGCTTCCTGCAAAAAGTTTTTGGCAAACTTCGGCGCTTTCCCAAGGGTCAAGCCCAAGACGTCATGCCACACTAAGACTTGCCCATCGGTATCCAAACCGGCCCCGATGCCGATCACCGGAATCGACAAACGATCCGTTATGGTTTTGGCCAGGCCTGACGGCACACATTCCAACACCAACATTTCCGCCCCGGATTCCTGCAAGGCAATCGCATCATCCAGCAGTTTCTGCGCCGTATGCTTTTCACGCCCGGCGACCTGATACCCTTTCAACTGCACGGATTGCGGCAATAACCCCAGGTGTCCGCAGACCGGCACGCCCAAATCGGTCAAGGTTCGCACCAACGACAAAACCCGCTTTCCGCCTTCCACTTTCACCATATTGGCCAGGCCCTCTTTCAACAAGCGAGCCGCCGCCGCCAGCCCTTGCGACACATCCGCATCGGCCATAAACGGTAAATCGGCCACACACCAAGCCTGGTGATTTTTACGCTGCACCATCTGGGTGTGATACACCATGTCATCCAGCGAAACCGGCAAGGTATTCTCATGCCCTTGCACCACCATACCGAGCGAATCCCCGACCAATAGAACATCGACACCGGCTTCCACCGCCCAATACGCCTGACTGGCTTCATAAGCGGTCAAACAGGCGATTTTTTCGCCTTCGACTTTCATTTTTCGGAGTTTGGATAAGGTTTTCATAGTCATTCCTAGTGGTTACGAAACCGATTTCACAGGCCTTTGCAACCAAAGGCCCATCCTAATCAAATCGGCTTGACGAAAACGTCGGGCACCTGGTTGGCCAGGTCTTGAAAGGTTCGGCCATCCGGCATCTGCCCTTCCGGCAAAAGCTCCAACAGCGGCAACAAAACAAAGTCCCGCTCCATCATAAACGGATGCGGCACCTGCAAACGCGGGTTGTCGATGACTTGGTCGCCATACAGCAACACATCCAGGTCAATCAACCGCTCTCCCCAATGGCGCTTTTTCACTTTGCCTTGCGTTTGTTCAATGCCCTGCAATGCGTCCAATAATGCCAAGGGCGCCAACCGGGTTTTGATCCAGGCAACGGCATTCACAAAGTCCGGCTGATCCTGTGGCCCTTGCGGCCGAGAGACATACAATCTGGACGCCGCCTGCCAGCGGCTATCCGGTAATGTCTTCAAGCTTTCAATCGCCGTCAGTACCTGGTATTTCGGATCGTCCAGGTTGCTGCCAATACCGATAAAAGCATCCGTTTCCGCAAAAAGGCTCATCGCACGATGGTTCAACTCTCGTCCGATGACGCCGTTTGCGCTTGATCGTTACGTCCCTGACTGCGCTTACGGTAAGGGTTACGGTTGCGTCTTGGGCGGCGACGGCGCCCCTTCGGCTTTTCCACATTATTGGCAAACGCCACTTGGTCAACCGCATCCAGTTTTTGATATTCCGTCCACCAGTCGAACACCTCTTTCAGGCTGTCATCATCGCCGGCGGCGACACGAATGCCCATAAAGTCATACGCCGCTCGAAAGCGCGGATGCTCGGACAAACGCTGTGGCCGGTTTCCATGCCGGTTCAATAAACGGAACTGCAAACTCCAAATCTCTTTAATTTGGGAAATAAACCGTTTCGGAATCGAGGTGGAATAAATCTGTTGATCAATCACATCACTGGCCGCGGCAAACATCGCGTCCTGACGAGCAAACCCTTCTGCCAGATGCTGTTCCATACGTTGTAACATCGGCTCCCACAGCATGGCGGCAAACAAAAAGGACGGATTGACGCCTTTATCGGATTGAATGCGCGCATCGGTACTTTTCAAGGCTTCAATCACCAACATGCGCGGAAACCCTTCCGACTCTTGCGATAAAAGATGATGCGTCTGCGGGAATAAAAACGTAAACAGCCCGAAGTGACGTAACTTCTCAAACACTTCAACCGCCACCCCGCTGTGAAAGAGCTTGAGCACTTCCTCGAACATCCGCGCATGCGATACATCCTTCAGCAAGTGCCCCAGTTCATAAATCGGCGCCTTAGTGCGTTGTTCAATGTCAAAACCGAGTTTGGCGGCAAAACGCACGGCGCGAATCATGCGAACCGGATCTTCCCGATAACGGGTTTCCGGGTCCCCAATTAAACGCAACTGTCCTTTGCGCAAGTCTTCCATACCGCCGGTGTAATCGACCACCGAGAAATTGCGGATGTCGTAATAAAGACTGTTGACGGTGAAGTCACGACGCCAAACATCTTCATCAATGGTGCCGTAAACATTATCCCGCACCAAACGCCCGGTATCATCCACCGCCCGGGTATTATTCACCTGCTTGCGATTACCGGACTGATGGCCTTCGCCCGCCCCGCGGAAGGTGGCCACTTCAATCGCATTTCGTCCAAAATACACATGGGCCAGTCGAAAACGCCGTCCAATCAAACGGCACCGGCTTTTGAAAACGCCCTTCACCTGTTCCGGCTCGGCATTGGTCACCACGTCGAAATCCTTTGGTTCCAAGCCCAACAAAATATCGCGCACCCCGCCGCCGACTAAATAAGCGTCATACCCGGCGCGTTTCAAACCATAGAGCACATCTAAGGCTTCTTTATCAATTTGCTTACGGGAAATACCGTGCTGTTTGCGTTCAATAATCTTAAGTTTGGAAGGCGATTGAAATGCGGAATCTGAATCGGAAGCAGAGAAAAAGGATTTTATTTTATGAATCAATCGTTGCATATTTTTAAAAAAGATAGGATTTTCGAGTGGTTAAAGCAAACATTTTAACGACTTTTCCACAGACTGCAATCAAGAAGCGTGGGATTCACCGTCAAAGCACCATAAATAAAAACGCTCATTCTCGCGCTCAGACGCCTACATAGACGCCGAACACTCGCTTTTTCATTGTAAAAGTGCGAAAATAATTAGCTTAATGTCCGGCCTCAGTTCAGACTCAGGCGACGGCCAATAACCCCATTTTTGTTTTAAATCACTGAACACTTTTAACTCAACCAACGGAAAACACCATGAACAAACCGACATTATTCAGCGGCATCCAGCCTTCAGGCGACCTTATGATTGGCAACTACATCGGGTCCATCAAAAACTGGGTGCAAATGCAGGATGATTACAACTGTTTATTTTCGTTGGTCAATATGCACGCCATCACCGTCGAACAAAGCCCGCAAGAGCTGGCGAAGCGCAGCCTGGATTTTGTCGCCTTGTACCTGGCCAGCGGCATCGACCCGGAAAAAAGCACCGTCTTCATTCAGTCGCACGTCCCGGAACACGCCGAACTGGCCTGGTTGCTGAACTGCTCCACCTACATGGGCGAGCTTAACCGTATGACGCAATTCAAGGACAAATCGCAAAAACACTCCCAGAACATCAACGTCGGGCTGTTCGATTACCCGGTTCTGATGGCGGCGGACATTCTGCTGTACCAAACCGAAATGGTGCCGGTCGGCGCGGATCAAAAACAGCATTTGGAACTGACACGTGACTTGGCGGTTCGTTACAACAACCGCTTCGACCGGGAAATTTTCAAGGTACCGGAACCGTTCATCCCACCGGCGACGTCCGGCGGACGCATTATGAGTTTGCAGGACCCGACCTCGAAAATGTCCAAGTCCGACGAAAACAAAAACAACTTCATCGCCCTGCTGGATGACCCGAAAACCATCATCAAAAAATTCAAAAAAGCACAAACCGATTCCGGCACGGAAATCACCTACGACGTGGAAAACAAACCGGGCGTGTCCAACCTGTTGACCATCTACTCGGTCATCAGCGGACAATCCATCGACGAGGTGGTCAAACACTTCGAAGGCAAGATGTATGGTCACTTAAAAGTCGAGCTGGGGGAATTGGTCGCCGACTACCTGCAACCAATCCAAGAGCGTTACCATACGATTCGTAACGATGAAGCCGAACTGAAAGCAATTTTGAAAAAAGGCGCCGACACGGCACGCGAAAATGCTCAAAAAACGTTGCGTGACGTTCAGGAAGCGATTGGCTTCGTCCTACCGTAAGCACGACGGTTTCATCGACCTTTCATAAAAACGACCAGGCCTGGTCGTTTTTTGTGTATACAAACGCCACTTTCCACACGGCGTTTTTTTATGGTTAAATACCCTTATCAAGCGCTCAGGAATTCGCCGAATTCAACCGTACTTTTTTCAGGCTTGATTCTTTTCCCCTTTTTCCCCTAAAATGTTACACAAAAGTAACGCAATTAATTTATAATCCCATAACAGTATATTTTCTGGCCTCCTCTGTCCGGCTCAAAGCGCCCTCAACACAGTCGATGCCGTAATGCTCTGACCCTCATTCAAAGAACATAACAAATGGTAGGTAAAATAATGAAAAATTTTACATCTCGTTCAGCACTCAAATTCAGCGCCCTGGTTTTATCGGCCGGGCTTGCGGTCACGCTCAACGGCTGTGACAGCCTAACGGGTGGCGGCGATGCAAAACAAAACGCCGGTGCCGGCATGCACCGTATGCCGCAAGTCGGCATTCAAAAAGCCGAACCTACCCAAGTCCCGAACACACTTTCCTTTACCGGGCGCGCAGTGCCGTTTACCATCGCCGAAGTTCGCCCACAGGTCGACGGCATCATTACCGAGCGTTTGTTTGAGGAAGGTCAGCATGTGGAAAAAGGCGACATCCTATATAAAATCGACGATGAAACCTACCAAGCACTTTACGACAATGCACAGGCCGAGATTAAAAAATCCCAAGCCTTGTTGACCAACGCCGAGCTGAAAGTGAAACGAAACAAGCGTTTGGTCAAAATCAATGCCGTCAGTGAACAGGTACTGGACGATGCCATGGCCACCTTGAGAGAAGCCAAAGCAAACTTGGAAGCCAACAAAGCCGCCTTGAAAACCGCTTCCATCAACTTGGAAAGAACCAAAATCAAAGCACCGGTATCCGGCATGATCGGTCGTTCCAGCTTCACCAAAGGTGCCTTGGTCATGAATAACCAAGCCGAAGTCATGGCGACCATCCAACAACTGGATCCCATTTACGTCGACTTCTCCGTGGCATCTTATTACGCCGCCATTCTAAAGCGTGAAATGAAAAAGAACCCGGACATGAACATCGAAAAGTTCCCGGTCACGATCACATTCGATAACGGCGAGAAATACGAACACACCGGACACATCAAACTCTCCGAATTCAGTGTCGACGAATCGACCGATACCATCATTCTCAGAACCGAGTTCGACAACCCGGATACGCAGTTGCTACCGGGCATGTTTATTCGCGGTTCGGTGA
This window harbors:
- the panC gene encoding pantoate--beta-alanine ligase, with protein sequence MMLQLDQVASLREAVATWKSAGERVALVPTMGNLHAGHLSLVELAKHKADRVVVSVFVNPLQFGPDEDFDRYPRTYEQDCASLQAAGADAVFAPSVDEMYPNGQVQTLVTVPDDLTGILEGATRPGHFDGVTTVVNKLFNMVLPDVAIFGQKDFQQVAVLKRMVEDLSMPIELVRADIKRDEDGLALSSRNQYLNEAQRRIAPKLFVVLQSVRMAIESENDDFGAMEATATQQLLAEGFDSVDYVKILHADTLQPVKTVGKTCVIVAAARLGTTRLLDNMLVTP
- the panB gene encoding 3-methyl-2-oxobutanoate hydroxymethyltransferase, producing MTMKTLSKLRKMKVEGEKIACLTAYEASQAYWAVEAGVDVLLVGDSLGMVVQGHENTLPVSLDDMVYHTQMVQRKNHQAWCVADLPFMADADVSQGLAAAARLLKEGLANMVKVEGGKRVLSLVRTLTDLGVPVCGHLGLLPQSVQLKGYQVAGREKHTAQKLLDDAIALQESGAEMLVLECVPSGLAKTITDRLSIPVIGIGAGLDTDGQVLVWHDVLGLTLGKAPKFAKNFLQEADSVQTALAQYVADVKHQRFPASEHCVGE
- the folK gene encoding 2-amino-4-hydroxy-6-hydroxymethyldihydropteridine diphosphokinase — encoded protein: MSLFAETDAFIGIGSNLDDPKYQVLTAIESLKTLPDSRWQAASRLYVSRPQGPQDQPDFVNAVAWIKTRLAPLALLDALQGIEQTQGKVKKRHWGERLIDLDVLLYGDQVIDNPRLQVPHPFMMERDFVLLPLLELLPEGQMPDGRTFQDLANQVPDVFVKPI
- the pcnB gene encoding polynucleotide adenylyltransferase PcnB, whose product is MQRLIHKIKSFFSASDSDSAFQSPSKLKIIERKQHGISRKQIDKEALDVLYGLKRAGYDAYLVGGGVRDILLGLEPKDFDVVTNAEPEQVKGVFKSRCRLIGRRFRLAHVYFGRNAIEVATFRGAGEGHQSGNRKQVNNTRAVDDTGRLVRDNVYGTIDEDVWRRDFTVNSLYYDIRNFSVVDYTGGMEDLRKGQLRLIGDPETRYREDPVRMIRAVRFAAKLGFDIEQRTKAPIYELGHLLKDVSHARMFEEVLKLFHSGVAVEVFEKLRHFGLFTFLFPQTHHLLSQESEGFPRMLVIEALKSTDARIQSDKGVNPSFLFAAMLWEPMLQRMEQHLAEGFARQDAMFAAASDVIDQQIYSTSIPKRFISQIKEIWSLQFRLLNRHGNRPQRLSEHPRFRAAYDFMGIRVAAGDDDSLKEVFDWWTEYQKLDAVDQVAFANNVEKPKGRRRRPRRNRNPYRKRSQGRNDQAQTASSDES
- the trpS gene encoding tryptophan--tRNA ligase gives rise to the protein MNKPTLFSGIQPSGDLMIGNYIGSIKNWVQMQDDYNCLFSLVNMHAITVEQSPQELAKRSLDFVALYLASGIDPEKSTVFIQSHVPEHAELAWLLNCSTYMGELNRMTQFKDKSQKHSQNINVGLFDYPVLMAADILLYQTEMVPVGADQKQHLELTRDLAVRYNNRFDREIFKVPEPFIPPATSGGRIMSLQDPTSKMSKSDENKNNFIALLDDPKTIIKKFKKAQTDSGTEITYDVENKPGVSNLLTIYSVISGQSIDEVVKHFEGKMYGHLKVELGELVADYLQPIQERYHTIRNDEAELKAILKKGADTARENAQKTLRDVQEAIGFVLP
- a CDS encoding efflux RND transporter periplasmic adaptor subunit codes for the protein MKNFTSRSALKFSALVLSAGLAVTLNGCDSLTGGGDAKQNAGAGMHRMPQVGIQKAEPTQVPNTLSFTGRAVPFTIAEVRPQVDGIITERLFEEGQHVEKGDILYKIDDETYQALYDNAQAEIKKSQALLTNAELKVKRNKRLVKINAVSEQVLDDAMATLREAKANLEANKAALKTASINLERTKIKAPVSGMIGRSSFTKGALVMNNQAEVMATIQQLDPIYVDFSVASYYAAILKREMKKNPDMNIEKFPVTITFDNGEKYEHTGHIKLSEFSVDESTDTIILRTEFDNPDTQLLPGMFIRGSVMTGYHENVYLVPSLSLSRDTLGHAFVMVLAKDGTVTVRPVKENGLYQESWVITEGLQPGDQVIVKGLQFIRPGMKAAVMGAKPDAAPSATKAPENAKEGK